One genomic window of Punica granatum isolate Tunisia-2019 chromosome 1, ASM765513v2, whole genome shotgun sequence includes the following:
- the LOC116215975 gene encoding uncharacterized protein LOC116215975 — MEIFNTIFIFFTLTISFRGVILQVEAAQQALVCLAPTTSRCRGKVIWCPSQCPSTTSTDTKAKVCYLNCKSPSCKAECQHRVPNCNGLGSACYDPRFVGGDGSVFYFHGKSNEHFSLVSDRSIQINARFIGHRPPGRPRDFTWIQALGVLFNSQSFSVEAIRSATWDNETDHLKFTHDRTELALPEVPLSSWMSPGGDIKVERISRRNSVILTLKSMAEIIIKVVPVTKEDDRIHSYQIPSGNCFVHLEVQFRFFGLSPMVEGVLGRTYRPDFESPAKPGQRVPVLGGEDKYRTTSLFSADCAFCRFSPDSFFTQLETSFWRTSVL; from the exons ATGGAAATCTTTAATACTATCTTTATCTTCTTCACGCTTACTATCTCTTTCAGGGGTGTAATATTACAGGTTGAAGCTGCCCAGCAAGCTCTGGTCTGCCTCGCCCCGACAACCAGCCGATGCCGCGGGAAGGTGATCTGGTGCCCGAGCCAGTGCCCCAGCACAACCTCCACCGACACTAAGGCTAAAGTCTGTTATCTCAACTGCAAATCCCCCTCCTGCAAAGCTGAATGCCAGC ATCGTGTTCCGAACTGCAATGGCCTGGGATCAGCCTGCTATGACCCCCGATTTGTAGGTGGAGACGGCAGTGTCTTTTACTTCCATGGCAAGAGCAACGAGCACTTCAGCTTAGTCTCCGATCGCTCCATCCAAATCAATGCTCGGTTCATCGGGCATAGACCGCCTGGTCGCCCCCGTGATTTTACGTGGATTCAAGCACTAGGAGTTCTCTTTAACTCTCAGTCTTTCTCTGTAGAAGCCATAAGGTCGGCGACATGGGATAACGAAACGGATCACTTGAAGTTCACTCATGATAGGACCGAACTAGCCCTGCCCGAAGTTCCACTCTCTTCATGGATGTCTCCGGGAGGCGACATAAAGGTTGAGAGAATTTCGAGGAGGAATAGTGTGATCTTGACGCTCAAAAGCATGGCAGAAATTATCATCAAAGTGGTTCCCGTGACAAAAGAAGATGATCGAATTCACAGCTATCAGATACCGTCTGGCAATTGCTTTGTCCACCTGGAGGTGCAGTTTCGGTTCTTCGGCCTGTCCCCTATGGTCGAGGGAGTACTCGGCCGCACATACCGGCCCGACTTTGAGAGTCCTGCTAAGCCTGGTCAGAGAGTGCCGGTCCTGGGAGGGGAAGACAAGTACCGAACAACTTCGCTTTTCTCTGCGGATTGTGCGTTTTGCAGGTTTTCCCCTGACAGCTTCTTCACCCAGTTGGAGACGTCATTTTGGCGGACTTCGGTTCTTTAG
- the LOC116215984 gene encoding phytohormone-binding protein-like isoform X2, translated as MRKELKRQAKVGVGIEPLWKCLSKDLCSVLPKVAPNLVESAKAVEGDGRLGTVFLFTFGSAAQVETAVDVLEYELKLENEDDTSLRLKIISSSLAFIECLGDYLSKR; from the exons ATGAGAAAGGAATTGAAGAGACAGGCGAAAGTCGGTGTTGGGATTGAGCCCTTGTGGAAGTGTCTGAGCAAGGATCTGTGTTCTGTTTTGCCCAAAGTTGCCCCGAATCTGGTGGAAAGTGCAAAGGCTGTTGAAGGAGATGGAAGGCTTGGCACTGTTTTCCTCTTTACTTTTGGTTCAG CTGCCCAGGTGGAGACTGCAGTTGATGTCTTGGAGTATGAGCTCAAACTAGAAAACGAAGATGATACTTCCTTGCGGTTGAAGATCATATCTTCTTCTCTTGCTTTCATCGAGTGCCTCGGAGATTATCTCTCCAAGCGGTGA
- the LOC116215984 gene encoding phytohormone-binding protein-like isoform X1: MRKELKRQAKVGVGIEPLWKCLSKDLCSVLPKVAPNLVESAKAVEGDGRLGTVFLFTFGSGVLSMKYQKEKIDDLNKLVHRIGLQVETAVDVLEYELKLENEDDTSLRLKIISSSLAFIECLGDYLSKR; the protein is encoded by the exons ATGAGAAAGGAATTGAAGAGACAGGCGAAAGTCGGTGTTGGGATTGAGCCCTTGTGGAAGTGTCTGAGCAAGGATCTGTGTTCTGTTTTGCCCAAAGTTGCCCCGAATCTGGTGGAAAGTGCAAAGGCTGTTGAAGGAGATGGAAGGCTTGGCACTGTTTTCCTCTTTACTTTTGGTTCAG GTGTTCTAAGTATGAAGTACCAGAAGGAGAAGATTGATGATCTCAACAAACTGGTACATCGAATTGGGTTGCAG GTGGAGACTGCAGTTGATGTCTTGGAGTATGAGCTCAAACTAGAAAACGAAGATGATACTTCCTTGCGGTTGAAGATCATATCTTCTTCTCTTGCTTTCATCGAGTGCCTCGGAGATTATCTCTCCAAGCGGTGA
- the LOC116215887 gene encoding receptor-like protein kinase THESEUS 1, with protein sequence MVKMKSGEWWFAALAVLLFGFMSLSCNAAFAPVDNYLVACGSSQNITFQDRTFVPDSVQSSPVLKSGTSTPKRSNSAVPSPLYQSARIFSGTASYKFNIEQEGRHWVRLYFHPIPNAGQDLASAPITVMTDEFVLLNNFTFKNYNGSYLFKEYTVNVTSSSLTLTFIPLNGSVSFVNAIEVVSIPDILISDQAMALNPSAHFSGISKLALETVYRLNMGGPLLTAQNDTLGRTWENDVKYLHVNSSAVNVSVNPSSIKYPVTVTNEIAPNWVYATAETMGEANVANVNFNITWVFEVDPDFMYFVRVHFCDIVSKSLNNLVFNLFVNSDIALGSLDLSTSTGDLEVPYYRDFVTNTSSGSTTMTVSVGPDMMADITDALMNGLEIMKMSNEAKSLHGRLSVKSLLPESQSNKKRIAIIVGCAVGGLLVLLVVCGICYCCIVSKKSKTSHQGHPWLPLPLYGNSQTMTKMSTASQKSGTASCISLTSTNFGRFFTFQEILDATKKFDEKLLLGVGGFGRVYIGTLEDGTRVAVKRGNPRSEQGLAEFRTEIEMLSKLRHRHLVSLIGYCDERSEMVLVYEYMANGPLRSHLYGSDLPPLSWKQRLEICIGAARGLHYLHTGAAQSIIHRDVKTTNILLDENFVAKVADFGLSKTGPSLDQTHVSTAVKGSFGYLDPEYFRRQQLTEKSDVYSFGVVLMEVLCTRPALNPVLPREQVNIAEWAMSWQKKGMLDQIMDQNLVGKVNPASLKKFGETAEKCLAEHGVDRPSMGDVLWNLEYALQLEETSSALAEPEDNSTNHIPGIQQLAPLEPFDNSVSMIDAGNSATDDDEAEDAATSAVFSQLVNPRGR encoded by the coding sequence ATGGTGAAGATGAAATCAGGGGAGTGGTGGTTCGCAGCTCTTGCTGTTCTTCTGTTCGGTTTTATGTCTCTGAGTTGCAATGCTGCCTTCGCTCCTGTTGATAACTACCTTGTTGCCTGCGGCTCTTCTCAAAACATCACCTTCCAAGACCGAACTTTTGTTCCCGATTCCGTCCAGTCCTCGCCTGTGCTGAAATCCGGGACTTCCACTCCCAAACGCTCCAACTCTGCTGTCCCGTCTCCTCTTTACCAGTCAGCCCGGATTTTCTCGGGCACGGCTTCCTATAAATTCAACATTGAGCAAGAGGGCCGCCATTGGGTCCGCCTCTACTTCCATCCGATCCCAAACGCAGGTCAAGATTTGGCCTCTGCCCCAATCACTGTCATGACGGATGAGTTTGTACTCTTGAACAACTTCACTTTCAAGAACTACAATGGCTCGTACTTGTTTAAAGAGTACACGGTCAATGTGACCTCAAGTTCTCTCACTCTGACTTTCATCCCCTTGAATGGCTCGGTCTCTTTTGTGAATGCAATTGAGGTTGTCTCAATTCCCGACATCTTGATTTCTGATCAAGCAATGGCCCTGAACCCGTCTGCGCATTTTAGTGGCATTTCGAAGCTCGCCCTCGAGACAGTTTATAGGTTAAACATGGGAGGTCCTCTTCTCACTGCCCAGAATGATACTCTTGGGAGGACTTGGGAGAATGATGTGAAGTACCTCCATGTGAACAGCTCCGCAGTTAATGTCTCGGTGAATCCTTCTTCTATAAAATATCCTGTTACAGTTACTAATGAGATTGCCCCAAATTGGGTTTATGCCACAGCTGAAACTATGGGAGAGGCTAATGTGGCCAATGTGAACTTCAACATAACTTGGGTGTTTGAGGTTGATCCAGATTTCATGTACtttgttcgggtccatttcTGCGATATAGTGAGCAAGTCTCTCAACAATCTCGTGTTCAACCTCTTCGTGAATTCCGATATAGCCCTTGGGAGTCTTGATCTCTCAACCTCGACTGGTGATCTGGAGGTGCCCTACTATAGGGATTTCGTCACAAATACCTCGAGTGGGTCAACTACCATGACGGTAAGTGTGGGTCCAGACATGATGGCTGATATCACCGATGCGCTCATGAATGGGTTGGAAATCATGAAGATGAGCAATGAGGCTAAGAGCCTACATGGGCGCTTATCGGTGAAAAGTCTCCTTCCGGAGTCACAATCCAATAAGAAAAGGATTGCAATCATAGTTGGCTGTGCTGTTGGTGGATTATTAGTCCTGTTGGTTGTCTGTGGAATCTGTTACTGCTGCATAGTGTCGAAGAAGTCGAAGACTTCTCACCAGGGGCATCCATGGCTGCCGTTACCTTTATATGGAAACTCCCAGACAATGACCAAAATGTCCACAGCTTCCCAAAAGAGTGGGACAGCTAGCTGTATTTCATTGACTTCCACAAACTTCGGGAGGTTCTTTACGTTTCAGGAGATCCTTGATGCGACCAAGAAGTTTGATGAGAAACTTCTCCTTGGTGTCGGTGGGTTTGGGAGAGTGTATATAGGAACCCTTGAGGATGGTACAAGAGTGGCTGTTAAGAGAGGAAATCCTAGATCAGAGCAGGGCCTTGCAGAGTTCAGAACGGAGATTGAAATGCTCTCGAAGCTCCGCCACCGCCACCTTGTGTCCCTTATTGGGTACTGTGACGAGAGATCGGAGATGGTCCTTGTGTATGAGTATATGGCCAATGGGCCTCTCAGGAGCCACCTGTATGGCTCTGACCTGCCACCTCTCTCATGGAAGCAGAGGCTTGAGATCTGCATTGGGGCAGCGAGGGGGCTCCATTATCTCCACACTGGAGCAGCTCAGAGCATCATCCACCGTGATGTGAAGACCACCAACATCCTACTGGATGAGAACTTTGTTGCAAAGGTTGCTGACTTTGGACTTTCAAAAACGGGTCCTTCGCTTGATCAAACGCACGTCAGCACTGCAGTTAAGGGAAGCTTTGGGTACCTCGACCCCGAGTACTTCCGCAGGCAACAGCTGACAGAGAAATCAGACGTGTACTCCTTTGGCGTGGTCCTAATGGAGGTTCTCTGCACGAGGCCAGCCTTGAACCCCGTCCTCCCGAGGGAGCAGGTGAACATTGCTGAGTGGGCAATGAGTTGGCAGAAGAAGGGAATGTTGGACCAGATCATGGACCAGAACCTTGTTGGTAAAGTCAACCCTGCGTCACTGAAGAAGTTCGGGGAGACTGCCGAGAAATGTTTAGCTGAGCATGGAGTCGATAGGCCATCCATGGGAGATGTCCTGTGGAACCTCGAGTATGCTTTACAGCTTGAGGAGACATCCTCGGCCCTTGCAGAACCCGAGGATAACAGCACGAATCATATACCTGGGATCCAGCAGCTAGCTCCGCTGGAGCCATTTGATAACAGCGTGAGCATGATTGATGCTGGGAATTCGGCCACGGATGATGATGAGGCGGAGGATGCTGCCACAAGTGCTGTGTTCTCTCAGCTCGTGAATCCTCGCGGAAGATGA